The Solea senegalensis isolate Sse05_10M linkage group LG14, IFAPA_SoseM_1, whole genome shotgun sequence genomic sequence CACCTCTGTTCCTCACACTCAATTAAAAGCGCTCCCGCTAGAGTTAATACATAGAAATCCAATacctttattttacattcataCATCTATAACACtgtacaacattttaaatgaagtttgaaaaaaaagaaaaaagaaacagtccTGAAGATTTACAATGatgaatttgcatgtttttaaggTTGAAGACaagcatttaaaaatatatatacacacactcacacccacacaggGAATCAGGACACATGGCGTCCTTGAGTTGTACCTCAAACCGAGCTGGGCTGAATGGAGAGGAATTCAGTCACCATAGAGAAAGGCACATTGAATACACAGtgtatgtacaaatgaaaaaccTGGACAAGTACACGGCTACACTGTAGGGTCTAGAACAATGAGCAGAACTGTAAACCTTcacttattaaaaacaaatttaacaaacaaacaaaaagccagTCACATCtgtacaaatacatttgaaGCAATTATCTTTTCTTGGTCATAACAAAGCAGTACCTTGAAATGCAGTTTAACACTTAAGATTGGCTCTGCCAGCAGAGAGCAATCCCACGGATATAATTACACAATAtatgtcacaatatttatgCAGCCGACCGCTGACGACAACCGTATCTCATGCATATTCTCATCAGACAGCAGCACAGTCATCTGATATGTTTTACACTCCATCCAATTACAGTGTCATCGTGTGTTGACTCCCCTCTTTTTGCACGAATATGGCAACTTGACGTGTACATACATCGACATAAAAATGTATAGACAACCCTATACAGCCGCAAATTCTGTAAATCTTAAAATATATGTACCACCTGTCAGTCAAAATGTTCAATACCTCCAGAAAAGTAAGTTCTCTgatataaaatactgtatattcaaaaaACTGATTGTTTACATTCCATCCTTCTCGACAAAATAAAGCTTTGTATACGTACCTTTTTTAAAGCTTAGAAACAGTCCCCACATACATACatctatttatattatatataaacaataaagTGACTAAGACGCCATAAGTGGCTCTACGTTCACATGTAGTGGAAACCCGTTTACGATGGCATACACAGCCAATTTTATTTCTCTAATGAACACAGTGTGGCACTACAATTTTGGATGATTGTACAAGTTGGGGTCTTTAAATGCCAAGTTCAAGATTGCCTCCTTTATTCCAACAGTTCTCCGGCTCAGCACGCCTTTGTCAGGTCAGCGGGCGTCGACATGTCCGCCGTCGACATGCGGTACTGGATCTTTGTGTTGGTGATGGCGCCGTGCTTCTGTCGAAGATGCAGCCGGAGCTGACTCTTGTGGCGGAAGTGCAGGTTGCATTTCTCACACtgggaaaggaaaagaaagaaaaagaatgacttGTTGAAAAGTTTTgttgaaaagttgttttttttgaggatATTTAGTGTTTTGATGGATGGACCTACATGGTagggtttctctcctgtgtggatGCGCAGGTGGCTCTTCAACGTCTGCAGGTGACGGAAGCGCGTTCCACAGATCTCACACGGATATGGCTTCTCACCCGTGTGGATCAACACATGGGCACGAAGATGAGCAACCTGAAACAGGGAAACAATAATAGTTTGAATTCAGAAATCTGCGGCTGAATGATTAGGGGACAAATattaaattgacatttttattttggttaGACAATGTAATTCTGTTTGATTTGTCATTTAATTCATACAAGTCTACTAAGTAAAGTCCAATATTTACTGCGCATCAAATCATGAATTCTACTGTATCCTAACTTAAAGACTTTCCATAGAAAACTGCAGCCTTTGCTCTTTTGTGATAGGGACGCATCAAATAGGAGTTTCCATTTGAAAAACGATCAATTGTTCAGCTGTActtgaaaaatattatttatatggtataaataatatttttatttacatttacaagagAGTAAAATCTTTccctttttaaaataacatacactgatgttttcatgtaaaagtGTTAATACCTGTACAAAGCGGGCTCCACACGTCTCACATTTGTATGGCTTCTCTCCTGAGTGGATGCGAGTGTGAGTCTTGAGGTTAGCTGGTCGGTTAAACTGAGCACCACAAATATTACAGCGATACGGCTTCTCtcctgagaacacacacacaaaaaaagaaaacactaagaAACCCAGCAGCAGGAAAGACGGAAATGAAAAGCCATTTTCAGTAATTTTAAGATCCAGgagttgtttttcttgctttgtTTCTTACCTGTGTGGACAGTCTTGTGGCTGGCAAGGTTGCCCTTGTAGCGGAAAGCCGCCTGGCAGCGGTCACACTTGTATGGCTTGTCACTGTGCACTTGCAGCATGTGCTGTTTCAGCGCCTCGTCTTCGGCAAACTTTGAGTCACATTCATTACAGAAGAAAGTGCCGTTTTCTGTCGAGAAGAAGAAATCGTAAAAACCTCAGCCTCTATTTTTAAGAGACATAAACATGATGACATGATTTACATTTATCTGAAACGGGTCATAAACTCACCACAACTGGAGTCTGAGTATTCTGAGTGCAGTTCTGCCATGTCTTCAGTGAGACGGGACCTGGAGGAGTTGGGACAAACCTCTGAGTGCTGTGGGGACTGGGAGCCGCAGGATGAGCAGGTGAGGCGGCTCAGGTAGTGAGGAGGGCGGCTGTCACtgttcctcagtgttccctcGAGTGCACTAAGGACAGAAGGACGAGTACGTTAAGTCAGTAATCTTTCAAATCAGACAGGAAAAATTCATTCAATTAAAATTAAGGAAACTTGGCACACAAACTGGACTGACCAACTCAcatccacacatttatttgcCGGATTAAGTCTAGGACCAAAACGTGGCAGCAATAAACTGACACTGCAACATTCACTTGGCGAtcttcaatttaaaaacactgacctgtTGATGATATTGTTGAGACGACTCGCCTGAGGCGCAGGCAGATCCTCGCTGTGAACGTTGCTCTTGCTCGTGGTTTGTGGGTCGAGGTTCTCCGAGTCGCTGGGATGGAGGTAGGGTTGCAGGCCGAGGCGCTGGGGCGAGCGAAGCCCAGAGTCTCGCAGCCCCACCTCGTCTTCCTTTGCGCTCTGATTCAGCACAATGAACTTGTACTTTTTCCAGTTGCGAGCTTTAGGGTCCTGCGTACCTTGTGACACTTGCACTCCCGCGGTTTGGGAAAGAGCGGCGttcttgctgctgctggactCGGTCGGCGAGTTGGGCTGGCAGTCTGATTTGAGCGGACTCTGAGGGCTGCTCATGAGGCTCTTGCGTCCAGCGGAGGAGATCCCCAGTGGGTATTGCTGATGGATCAGGTCCTCCTCCACCTGAGGAACGTGCTCTCTGCTCAAGTCTTTCTGGTGCTCGAGGTTTAGCGCAGGAAACGTACGCTTTCTTGTGCCGAGAGAGTTAGACTGGCTCATCCCCTCGTGGCTTTCCCTCCGTATCTCACTGTCTCTCCCTACCTCCCTGGAGGCGTAGGTGGTGGAGTGAATGATGGTGGTACCAACGGGCCTGGTGTATTCTGACCTGATGGCGTTGGCGCCGTCATGTGGAGAACAATGCTTGTGGTGCATGGCACTCTTAGAGAGGTCTGCAAAAGCGTTTTTGGCATCAGTCAGCTTGCAGAGAGGGAAAGGGAATCCAGGCATAGGAAACTGCCCATACAGATGGTAGTTGCTGGGGGTGCTGACCCCATTGAACATGTTTGAACTGTAGGGCCTCCCGTCTCTAAATGGCGCTACGCGGCTGTGCAAACTGTCGACAACGTCATGGGGCCGGTACATGTGCACATCCTGAGGTAAAACCAAGGGACTGACCAAAAACTCATCTCTGGACAGCTTGGCAGATGGATCACTGCCGAAGACAAGGACCACGTGTTAAAAACATGCTGCTGATGTCAAACGACGGCGTCGCACTAAATCAGAGTGGAACTTTCGACTGACCTGGTTTTGATGAATCTGTGGCAGGTGTCCACGACATGGTCCATCTGCAAGTAGATGGCTGTGTTCATGATAGACATGATCAGACTTTCCTTTAGCGTGAGACGTGAGGTGTACATGAACTCCAGCAGGATGGCAAAGCCCTCCGGGTCAACCTTTGGGTCAAGACTGATGGCGCTGAGGTTGCACTTGTGGGAGTCAGTAAAGATGGTGTAGAACAACCCACTAGAGCAATGATGAAAAAGAGGACAACGAGCAGACAAGAGCGTACACAGATCAGTCACGGGCGGCAGCGGATATATGGCCTCAAAACTTGGCTCAACTAACACAAACACGCACCTGCAAGCCATGAGCACGGTCTTGTGCGCACGAAACTGCTGCCTGTTCACCAGAATGGTGACATCTGTGAGAATGTCTCTGCTGCGCAGACGGTTCAGGTTGAGGAGAACATCACTCGCATGGCGTGTGAACTGTATGCAGCTGTCTGCTGCGCAAGCCATTTTGTCAAGTTCtgcaaacagagaagaagacgattcacttacaaaaaccaaacagttGATGTGTTTTTAGCGCTCTGCTACAAGGCTGGAGCACAGATTATCTTTAAATGAACTGGACTGAGATTATTTAtgtcctttcaccacaaggtggcgccatttatttaacaaacacTGTCTAGACGGTTTAATTTGTGCCTCTGAAACAGTTTCTTTTCCCTCACTTTCTCTTGTTTGGCAGGTTAATGCAATATATGATGTATAAAAAGAATTCAGATATTTACAGATattgacagaaaaacaatgtaTTCGACAGGAACACACAAGAGGATTAAAGTAGtttagattttctttctttcaaacacataataaatagattaaaacggcacatttttaaaggacAAACACCAACATTTTGTCTTGATCCTGAAtgagcagaaacacaacagagacacgTTGACTCTGGTGAAATGAGGCATAAATGAACACGCTACTTTCccccaaactttaaaaaataaactaaaaatcaCATCTAATATTCAAATTTCAGTTTGAGCCCAAACTTATTGCCTTTTGTACAAAACCAAGCCTGAGAAGTTGCACCACAAGTTGCGTTTCCCTGCTTGACTTTTCTGAACCAGTGACAGCGTGTGTTCACTTTCCTCTGCCAACAAACTTACAGAGCATCCGCGGGTCATTTACGTCACGAACTGcacgaaaacaaacaaaaaacaaacaagcatctCTGACACGAGTGTCAGTGCCGAGGGTCTGTAACTGGACACGTCCGAAAATAGAAGCAGGACAAACGGAATGCAGCCTggacacagtgacatcatctgaTTTACAGGTGGAAAATAAAGTGATGACctccaaacaacaaaaacagaattgttatatacatatatatatgtatatatattaaaacacatgtgtgtagtcttaaataaaatgacagcacacacttctgtcttcttcttttttaaattaccAGCCTGAATAAATcatcttttattgatttatttaacgTGTCATATTAATTTCCTGAGCcctacaaagaaaaacaacatctcaGTTCACTGTGGTTtggctcttcttcttttttttcttcttcttctattcttttcttttatcacGCAGTGGAAACGAGAGACAACTTGATGCGACGACGTGTCCCGACGCTTTTACCGCGgaaaaacacatacatcacactctcactcacacactcattcactcacacgcgAACATTTCCGCTACACTGTAACGGTAACAGGGGGGCTTGTTCGGCGCAGTCGTTTGCGCTACATTAGAGCAAATTACAGCCGCTAAAGTAAAAATAGCCCAGTGTGTGAGTGGGCTGCCATGCTGCCTGTAAACTTctcctgacagcagcagcagcagcagcggcggcagcgctggcgtctcctgctgctgctgctgcttctgctgctgctgcgtgttgACACTGGTCAACAAAAAGTCGCATTAGAAAGCCGCGCGAGCGCGAGACTCCCGCGACTCAGACCGCAAACAGTCCGCTCTCGTGCGTCTAACAGCAGCGTTGTGACAGCGTAACAACACGGAGGTGGCGGCGGCTGCTGCACGTCAGAGCCACGGTGAGCTGTCAGGACGCTCCGTGTGTCTTCTGTGacccactgtcacacacacacacacacactcgctgagTGTGAGAGTCAAGAGTTtgaactccacacacacacacacacacacatatacagtgagAGAGAGCCGGAGCTTCACGAACACTTCACCacagatgataataataataaaataatgtcttttttttttttttaaagagacacGTCTATAAAACACCAGCAATACACAAAAGATAACAACTCCGCGcgaaatgtatatttaaaaaaggaataaaaaaatcaccTGGTAGCGCTTTCCTAGAAACTTCTTGCATCACCACTTCTAAGAACCCCAGTTCTAAGAATCAGACCAGCTCAATTCTCGGAATTTGAGCCCGGGTCCGTACCACTTTCTCAGAAGGCAGGGGGGGTTGCTGAGACGCTGTGGCGAAACCAGCTTGTTCCCAAAGCAGGTGTTCTGACACGAATTGCgtacagtgtgttttaaaacagcACCACGGAACAAGACATGTTTAAATAAGTGCGTCCATGCGTTTAAAAAGTCTACAATAGAGCAGCGGAATGTTTGACAACGGCCGCGCGTTACCCCTGCTTCTTTGGTTGCGCCCACAGTCACAGGACGTCGGGCCGGCGACGTCACCAGCTCCCTGAAACCACGCCCCCGAGATTCTCAGAACTAATTTATATTCTATGACTGAGGCGACGTATGGCTGCCGTCGCGTGCAACACGCAGACTCTCCATGTACAGCACACAGTGCGACATCTCACTTAGGTGGATATGACACACTTAggctttattcatttattttttattcattacatttatttatttatttatttatttatttattcatttttttcttttaaaaacagctcTGTTTCCTGCAGGTTTGCTGACTTCATAGAtggagctgagctgctgctgcgacTCAACACCGGGGTTTGTTGAACAAGGAAAGCTGTGATAGATTTGAGTGTTTCACCGTGATTTGTCAGGGACTTGGTGCACTTGTCAGTTGAAGAGCGAATGTTCCTTTATTGTGATTCTGCgggtgttgatgtttttttttgtgtgtgtgcagatttaAGGCTCATTTTTAGATGCTGTACATGTATAATTAGCCTATAATTAAACTTGTTGCAGACTAAAAGTGTGGCAGTGGATCTTTACACAAGTTAGTTTGCTGTTGAGAGAAGTTGCAGTGCAACAGTGGGTGTCAGAGTCGGTTTTAATTATTCATCTGTTGCTGTGACATTACGAGGATGATTATTATGCTGTAGTAATAATTATGCATAATTATGTATTGTGATTAAGCTGAATTGCACTCCTCAGTTTACTTGTGATGTGGAAAGTTGTACATGTTTTATTGGATAATTGTCAttatttgtgtgcacatttaatGTGCACTAAAATACTGACTATATTTCTGTATTTGTCAGAGTCAGGCAAGAATAAAGTCTAAAAAGTCTTTCCACGTCCCAGTTTGtgttagtgttgtgtgtttgcttcATGCCCACTTTGACTTTTACACTTTGACTGGACCGCCAGGCTTTTGCATGAAACTGTGTTTCATCTGGTGAGACCTGGTCTGAATTTACCAGTTACCGCTCACAGCTTATGATGCTTGGTGAAGTAGACGCGTATGACTGCATCTGAAAGTTGTATTCATTTCCTGAGTTGTGGCTCGATGCGTTTACTGTCACAGTGACTCACCCTGGAAACTTTGTTTGTGGTGATTCCAAAGAGCGGAGTCCCCGTCTTTTCTCATCCCATTCACTCCTTGGCACAGGAGCAGCATTTGctgtgctgaggaggaggagaggagggcaaataaaatgattatactGTACAACAGGCtacataaaaacaatttaattagTAAAACCCTCCATTCATAATATATCATTTTGATATTATGAATAGATTCCCCTCACGGTGGTAAATATTTGTACATTTCCATTTGCTGGATTAGTTTTATGTATAAATGATCATTTAGTTGCACAGAAAATCAATAAAGTATTAGAATAATATGACGTTTACTCCAAACAGAGGCTGACGCATAAGCTTCACTCCAAAGTTTATAATATTTGTATGTGTAGTAATAGAAGAGCAAATCTCAGACCTCTGCTTTGTGTATTTCTAGttcaatttgaatttaaattcaaattgcAGCAACTAAAATTTCcattgcacatttttgttcttctttaacgtggtttttaaaaatatacagaaaGAACTGTCACTACACACTAATGATTAGGTGTCTTTTCGTTGATATGAGGGACATCAAAGCAGTCGGTTAGACTTTGCATACACAGCCCGATGAATCGGGTGCAgcgcttttcttttctttgccttGTTTTAATTTAACCCTTTGTGTGACAACACAACTCGGCTCTAATGTAACCGACATTTCCCTGTGGACTGCCCGAGCATCCGCCCATCTGGATCCGGCATCCCACTAAAAACACTCCAGGTGTTCTCAAACCATTGGGGaagagggggagggaaaaaaaagtctccaaAATAATTAAGACACACGCCTTCACAGCAATCTCCGATTCAGCACTGCCAAATAAAGACTATCTTGAGTTACAAACAAAGAGCAGCGTCAACTTTATTCCAATCCACTTGGGGGATGTTTAAGGCACTCCAGCACCGTTATGCATAATGCACGGCCATAAACCATCCAGGAGTTAGGGAGAGAGATGGGTAATTTACCAAGGCCTCATGCTGTGCTCGGCTATAGAAGGATGAGATAATTACTGCAAATCCTTGGCAAACTTTTACTCAACCAATCCctagcaaaaaataaatgacccaCTTAAAGAGGACAGAGTGAAGAGTGCACACGACATGATCTATATGCCCTCAACTAAACTGATGGGAGGACACTGTCACATTATGAGCAGTGTATTGGTTCATCTGAGATCTCCATTCGGGCTGTATAATTAAACAACGGGTCATAACGTTAAGGCCCCGCTGTCTTTGTCTGTATGGCAAGCTGCTCAGAAACAATCGAAGCAAAGCGGCTGTGACGGCGATCCAAGTGCGCGCGGCCAGTAACagctgcacatttaaaaaaaaaaaagatataaaagaaaggaaaaaaaataactctCCTGACACAGTGTGAAACATCTCTAAGCCGTATCGTTGCCTACACTCGGTGCGCGATAGGTCATTGAATAGAAATGCCCACTGACAAAAGCCTGAGGCCCGGAGGttgcctcactttttttttttttccctccacaaaCTGCACACTTTTGTCTCGTTTCACAGCAAATTTCTGCCAACTTCAGTGTTCATTGTCAGCAAAGATGTGAGTGCGGAGTTTTGTTCTGAGAGGCATGATGCAACCGAGCTGTAACACCAAACAGATAATGCTGTTAGCTACAGAGTTCTTTTAGTTCCTTTCTTTAAAGGaaatttctttttatattgttaagtttaactttttttaactCCATGTATCCCAGAAGCAGTTCCCTCATTTTGTCCACAACAAAGTTGCCTTTTGTCAAACATCATCACAACTGCAGGTCTGACTTGCAGCACAGCTTGTATCAACAAGGATTTGTTCCTTCCTgcatgtatttatacattttctttaataaatggtttgaaaaaaaaaagaagaacatacGCGGTAGGATATGCATCATTTATACCATCTGTTAAAAAACACGATGTGTAAGAAATAGAtgcatagaaaaaaaacaacgactGACGAGACTTTCTGTGCAGGTCATGATGAGCACACTTTCCATGGTTGCGTGCCGCttgcttttaaaatgatgagACAAAACCGGCAAGTCGTATTCTGACAGGCTGCCACGTGTCTCCGCTCTTACACGTACTGGGGTAACAGTCGGCTTTTATCCAACACACTGGAAGATTACCAGCAGACCGCAGGTTTCACACTGATCTCAACTGTAATTGATCTGCCTGTACAtcttatatatcttatatacAGCCCCTTTCAGTGCTGTTTAAATCCCTTTTATtctgatttatcaattattctTTAAAACCAGAAcagtttgaagaaaaacaaataaaaaaaacccagaaataaCAACATTGGAGTAACTTTCAGTGGCGCGCCTGTGTGAATAACCTTGAGTTCACCGTCTTGTAAGATACATGCTAAGGTTGTGGTTGGAGCAGAGGCGCGATAGTGGACCAGAATTCCAATTGAGTCAAATCAAAGCATGTAGATTCAGGACATTGAGCGAGGACTGCATGAGTTCAAGATGATGGAATTTTCCACGCATACCAGAAACAGTCGCACTCACTGTTTGGCATACAGCGTTATACTGCAGGGAATCAAGTGGAGAGCGAGTGGGTCTCATTCATTTGCACCACGCACCTCGATAACGATCCAGGAATCATGTGTGTGGATCGACCACTGAGCGGCAGATCATAACATGCTTCACGAGGCTCCTTCCTAATATCAGtgcatggttgttgtttttgttaatggGACATTCTGTACCCAGACGGCCCACTGAGTGGTTAATGAGCTCACAAAGTTGTCTTAAAGTGGTAAGTGATGAATGTTTGAATAGTTACCGAAAAGACAATCAACTATGGAGCCAGAACACTGACTTTAAGTTttgacattgaaaataaaattagaCATTGTAGAAAAAGTTGTATTGACACTAAAACAAGTACTGGCACTGAAAAATGTtccattgaaaaataaaacacaggcattaaaaagagacttttttttcagtcacactGTCAGGTTTTTCCACTGTTACTggttttcaatttatttattgaaattaaTGTTATGCtttatgaaaaacaatgaaaaacacaaatgcacaaaaaatctaaataaacattttcagagCCAATACAACTTTTTCTGCAATGccagattttattttcaaaaatataaaaccattaaaaaataaccataataaACACTTCAATCAAATATCATTAATAATCGATAAACACCAAAATCGTTAGCTAAaagatatacattttatttattttatgtgtgtatatatatattacatattagaATTTGAAATAATTTGCCAAAAGGTATTTGTGAACACAGGAGGACGTTAGCTAAAAGTATAATGTTTTAGTTAGAAGttagaagaaagacaaagaatatTTACAAGTAAAATTATTACATTACTTTATGGTTTGTTGGCTAAGAAATGACTAGCATTTACCTGAAATTATCCACAATCTTGTGAAATAATTAGCTAAAAGTCAACTTTGGTTGACTCTTTGATGAAGcttaataaacaaacatgcttTTTCTCGACATGACATCCAATATTTGCAagtttcaaatgtgtgtgtttcagattaTTAACGATACCTTGTCAAATAAACAGCACATGTAGACACAGTCAGTATTTTAACTTGTGCTGTTGGCACTGTTTAGGCAATAGAGATAATATTTGTACTGTATTTACCCTGCACCAGCAGAATCTGCCATTAGCGACACGTTTATGTTGATGATAAAGATCAAGACCCAAACTAGCTCAGCCAGTTTGAATTCTCTGTTTTGAATAATGTGTTCATTGTTCACACCTCATTAGCTCAGAGACTCTGGTTGTTGCCCCTGCATTCTGTcatatggcgtatttccaccggctctactcgcctcgccacggcacggtttaagtagcgttgccattagcatagtacctggtaccaggtactgtttttagtacctgctccagggaggttccaaaagcgtgctgagtaggtactatgtgatgatttgtcagactgctggccactgactgtagatcagttaaaactacttaacaatccaaaaaacgtgggttaatctctatatttaacagaggagtctggtgtatttagggacagcagaAGGGCAGTaccctgccgctgtagtctgtggagtaggagtctgtgctccggagacgtccgacacacaaatcaagctgaacagtgccgaactgtagatcagttaaaactacttaacgatcctaaaaacgtgggttaatctccaaaaaATACACCTCAGTGATGATAAGTCAtgaaaaggttattttttttgtagtggagatgcaacctaaaccgtgccgtgtcgtgccgaggcgagtagagtcAATAGTGAGGCCCAATTTCACTCTCTACCAGCATTTCCCCTAACTTTTTATATGAGGACCCACTTTTTGAAGATGAAAAACTATTGTGACCCAGTTCTCAACTTAAAATGTGACAAGAGCAATTATGTGCACATTTCTGACTGTTTATACAGCCATGTATGTAACACTTACATTAAATTCTCTCATTTTTAGGGCTGGGTTTCTATTAAAACCTCCATTACCTGTACAGGCCTCAACTTtgatactgatttttttttttttaatccacttaAACAAAAAGAGAATTCTATTACAAATCTTCATCTTTGTCTTTAACTTGAACACTCTAACATTAATAATCACAAGTAAgtacctaaccttaacccttactctaaacctaaccctaaaaccaggtctctgaaaaagctttttaaaatatggggcccagacaaaatgtccctcaAAGAtaagtttttatgttttttggggGACCAAAAGT encodes the following:
- the bcl6aa gene encoding BCL6A transcription repressor a isoform X2; translation: MQEVSRKALPELDKMACAADSCIQFTRHASDVLLNLNRLRSRDILTDVTILVNRQQFRAHKTVLMACSGLFYTIFTDSHKCNLSAISLDPKVDPEGFAILLEFMYTSRLTLKESLIMSIMNTAIYLQMDHVVDTCHRFIKTSDPSAKLSRDEFLVSPLVLPQDVHMYRPHDVVDSLHSRVAPFRDGRPYSSNMFNGVSTPSNYHLYGQFPMPGFPFPLCKLTDAKNAFADLSKSAMHHKHCSPHDGANAIRSEYTRPVGTTIIHSTTYASREVGRDSEIRRESHEGMSQSNSLGTRKRTFPALNLEHQKDLSREHVPQVEEDLIHQQYPLGISSAGRKSLMSSPQSPLKSDCQPNSPTESSSSKNAALSQTAGVQVSQGTQDPKARNWKKYKFIVLNQSAKEDEVGLRDSGLRSPQRLGLQPYLHPSDSENLDPQTTSKSNVHSEDLPAPQASRLNNIINSALEGTLRNSDSRPPHYLSRLTCSSCGSQSPQHSEVCPNSSRSRLTEDMAELHSEYSDSSCENGTFFCNECDSKFAEDEALKQHMLQVHSDKPYKCDRCQAAFRYKGNLASHKTVHTGEKPYRCNICGAQFNRPANLKTHTRIHSGEKPYKCETCGARFVQVAHLRAHVLIHTGEKPYPCEICGTRFRHLQTLKSHLRIHTGEKPYHCEKCNLHFRHKSQLRLHLRQKHGAITNTKIQYRMSTADMSTPADLTKAC
- the bcl6aa gene encoding BCL6A transcription repressor a isoform X1; this encodes MPHSFQQKKAQQMLLLCQGVNGMRKDGDSALWNHHKQSFQELDKMACAADSCIQFTRHASDVLLNLNRLRSRDILTDVTILVNRQQFRAHKTVLMACSGLFYTIFTDSHKCNLSAISLDPKVDPEGFAILLEFMYTSRLTLKESLIMSIMNTAIYLQMDHVVDTCHRFIKTSDPSAKLSRDEFLVSPLVLPQDVHMYRPHDVVDSLHSRVAPFRDGRPYSSNMFNGVSTPSNYHLYGQFPMPGFPFPLCKLTDAKNAFADLSKSAMHHKHCSPHDGANAIRSEYTRPVGTTIIHSTTYASREVGRDSEIRRESHEGMSQSNSLGTRKRTFPALNLEHQKDLSREHVPQVEEDLIHQQYPLGISSAGRKSLMSSPQSPLKSDCQPNSPTESSSSKNAALSQTAGVQVSQGTQDPKARNWKKYKFIVLNQSAKEDEVGLRDSGLRSPQRLGLQPYLHPSDSENLDPQTTSKSNVHSEDLPAPQASRLNNIINSALEGTLRNSDSRPPHYLSRLTCSSCGSQSPQHSEVCPNSSRSRLTEDMAELHSEYSDSSCENGTFFCNECDSKFAEDEALKQHMLQVHSDKPYKCDRCQAAFRYKGNLASHKTVHTGEKPYRCNICGAQFNRPANLKTHTRIHSGEKPYKCETCGARFVQVAHLRAHVLIHTGEKPYPCEICGTRFRHLQTLKSHLRIHTGEKPYHCEKCNLHFRHKSQLRLHLRQKHGAITNTKIQYRMSTADMSTPADLTKAC